The following proteins are co-located in the Zonotrichia albicollis isolate bZonAlb1 chromosome 1, bZonAlb1.hap1, whole genome shotgun sequence genome:
- the FKBP14 gene encoding peptidyl-prolyl cis-trans isomerase FKBP14 has protein sequence MAAGLLLLGSALLCAALGSAGAALIPPAPDVKVEVLHKPFLCHRRTKWGDLMLVHYEGFLERDGSMFHSTHKHNNGQPMWFTLGIREALKGWDRGLKDMCVGEKRKLTIPPALAYGKEGKGKIPPESTLIFNIDLLEIRNGPRSHESFQEMDLNDDWKLSKQEVKIYLKKEFEKHGAVVNDTQHDALVEDIFDKEDEDSDGFISAREFTYKHDEL, from the exons ATGGCggcggggctgctgctgctcggcTCCGCCCTGCTGTGCGCGGCGCTGGGCAGCGCGGGCGCGGCGCTGATCCCCCCCGCGCCCGACGTTAAGGTGGAGGTGCTGCACAAGCCTTTCCTCTGCCACCGGCGTACCAAGTGGGGGGACTTGATGCTGGTTCACTACGAGGGCTTCTTGGAGAGGGACGGATCCATGTTTCACTCGAC tcaCAAGCACAACAATGGTCAACCTATGTGGTTTACACTTGGCATCAGGGAAGCTCTCaaaggctgggacagagggCTGAAGGACATGTGTGTGGGAGAGAAACGGAAGCTGACCATTCCACCAGCCCTTGCTTatggaaaagaagggaaag GAAAAATTCCACCTGAGAGCACCTTGATTTTCAACATTGACCTTCTAGAAATTAGAAATGGACCAAGGTCTCATGAGTCATTCCAAGAGATGGATCTTAATGATGATTGGAAACTATCCAAGCAAGAG GTGAAAATTTACTTGAAGAAAGAATTTGAAAAGCATGGAGCAGTGGTAAATGACACCCAGCATGATGCTTTGGTGGAAGACATATTTGATAAAGAGGATGAAGACAGTGATGGGTTTATATCTGCAAGGGAATTCACGTACAAACATGATGAGCTGTAG